In Janthinobacterium sp. J1-1, a single genomic region encodes these proteins:
- the pgi gene encoding glucose-6-phosphate isomerase translates to MSTPALTALNSFQQLQAHSASVRDVHLRQLFAGNPQRFAQMTIDAAGLLLDYSKNRVDATSMALLMDLARERGVEAQREAMFTGEKINLTEHRAVLHTALRAPRGSKLVVDGQDIDADVQDVLQRVKVFTDKVRNGSWLGYSGKPISDVVNIGIGGSDLGPKMACLALRSYANPGLEMHFVSNVDGHDMEATLSKVDPETTLFIVASKTFVTAETMLNANTARAWFLLEAEEKDLAKHFVAVSTNAAAIVEFGIDPANMFPFWDWVGGRYSVWSSIGLAVALAVGFEYFSDFLAGAHAMDRHFREAPLEQNMPVVLAMVGFWNRQFLDCGSVSIAPYHQDLSRFAAYLQQLDMESNGKRVTKDGEPVGVPTGPVIWGDCGTNAQHAYFQLLHQGTDITPIDFIAALRATHDLPGHHDALLANCFAQSEAFMTGKTGEEVRLDLQAQGLPENDIAALVPHKTFPGNRPSNTILMDQLTPSTLGALIALYEHKTFVQGVLWNVNSFDQWGVELGKVLAKKIQSELTGEAQPELHDSSTNGLISLARAAKAAY, encoded by the coding sequence ATGTCCACTCCCGCCCTCACCGCCTTGAATAGTTTCCAACAATTGCAGGCCCACAGCGCCAGCGTGCGCGATGTGCACCTGCGCCAGCTGTTTGCCGGCAACCCGCAGCGCTTTGCGCAGATGACCATCGATGCCGCCGGCCTGCTGCTCGACTACTCGAAGAACCGGGTTGATGCGACCAGCATGGCGCTGCTGATGGACCTGGCGCGCGAACGCGGCGTGGAAGCGCAGCGCGAAGCGATGTTTACTGGCGAGAAAATCAATCTTACCGAACATCGGGCGGTTCTGCACACCGCATTGCGCGCGCCGCGCGGCAGCAAGCTGGTGGTCGACGGCCAGGATATCGACGCCGACGTGCAGGATGTCTTGCAGCGCGTGAAGGTATTTACCGACAAGGTCCGCAACGGCAGCTGGCTCGGCTACAGCGGCAAGCCGATTTCCGACGTCGTCAATATCGGCATCGGCGGCTCCGACCTGGGCCCGAAAATGGCCTGCCTGGCGCTGCGCTCGTATGCCAACCCGGGCCTGGAAATGCATTTCGTGTCGAACGTCGACGGCCACGACATGGAGGCGACCCTGTCGAAAGTCGATCCGGAAACGACCTTGTTCATCGTGGCCTCGAAAACGTTTGTCACGGCCGAAACCATGCTGAACGCCAATACGGCGCGCGCCTGGTTCCTGCTCGAAGCGGAAGAAAAAGACCTGGCGAAACATTTCGTCGCCGTCTCGACCAATGCGGCAGCCATCGTCGAGTTCGGCATCGATCCGGCCAATATGTTCCCGTTCTGGGACTGGGTCGGCGGACGCTATTCGGTCTGGTCGTCGATCGGCCTGGCAGTGGCGCTGGCCGTGGGCTTCGAATACTTCAGCGACTTCCTGGCCGGCGCGCATGCGATGGACCGGCATTTCCGTGAAGCGCCCCTCGAACAGAACATGCCGGTGGTGCTGGCCATGGTGGGCTTCTGGAACCGCCAGTTCCTCGATTGCGGCTCCGTCTCGATCGCACCGTATCACCAGGACCTGAGCCGCTTTGCGGCCTATTTGCAACAGCTGGACATGGAAAGCAACGGCAAGCGCGTCACCAAGGACGGCGAGCCCGTCGGCGTGCCGACCGGCCCCGTGATCTGGGGCGATTGCGGCACCAATGCCCAGCACGCCTATTTCCAGCTGCTGCACCAGGGCACCGACATCACGCCGATCGACTTTATCGCCGCGCTGCGCGCCACCCACGACCTGCCGGGCCACCACGACGCCCTGCTGGCCAACTGCTTCGCCCAGTCGGAAGCCTTCATGACCGGCAAGACGGGCGAGGAAGTACGCCTTGACCTGCAGGCGCAAGGTTTGCCGGAAAACGACATCGCGGCGCTGGTGCCGCACAAAACCTTCCCCGGCAACCGCCCCAGCAACACCATCCTGATGGATCAATTGACGCCGTCGACCCTGGGCGCGCTGATCGCCCTGTATGAACACAAGACGTTCGTGCAAGGCGTGCTGTGGAACGTCAACAGTTTTGACCAGTGGGGCGTGGAACTGGGCAAGGTACTGGCCAAGAAAATCCAGTCCGAACTGACGGGCGAGGCGCAGCCGGAACTGCACGACAGCTCGACCAATGGCCTTATTTCACTCGCACGTGCCGCCAAGGCAGCCTACTAA
- a CDS encoding methyl-accepting chemotaxis protein, with translation MKTLSNIRIGARLAIGFAVVLLLAIVCTSFSVISAWGNAQATRAMMEKPLAKERLASDLYLLIYSAVERTSLIAKSSDESLSVTFADAIAAGTKKGGGLLKQVEGMLSTEQEKATFASVMQVRGVYQEAKQAVMAAKKTGQAADAERAYTQQYMPAAEAYQAKVQGFLAQQRQAIDDTALAIEQANTRSLTLTAILAGLMIVFGSLCAWLITRSITQPLQAAIAVATTVAEGDLRTTFGHATRDEVGDLMRALKGMNDALTNVVSQVQTGTHAIATASSEIAAGNQDLSSRTEQQASSLEETASSMEELTSTVKQNADNARQANQLALSASEVAERGGGIVGQVVDTMGAIDASSKKIVDIIGVIDGIAFQTNILALNAAVEAARAGEQGRGFAVVATEVRNLAQRSASAAKEIKSLIDDSVAQVNGGSRLVQQAGSTMNEVVDSVRRVTDIMAEITSASAEQSMGIDQVNQAIAQMDQVTQQNAALVEEAAAAAESMQDQAARLAQVACGFKLEQPLAVSAPASVKPRPAVHARHVTAAAPRKSAAKPALAAHPAPRKAPAMPAGEQDWEEF, from the coding sequence ATGAAAACACTCTCGAACATCCGCATCGGCGCCCGCCTGGCGATCGGCTTTGCCGTGGTGCTGCTGCTGGCCATCGTGTGCACCTCGTTTTCCGTGATCAGCGCCTGGGGCAACGCCCAGGCGACGCGCGCCATGATGGAAAAGCCGCTGGCCAAGGAGCGCCTGGCGTCCGACCTGTACCTGCTGATCTATTCGGCGGTGGAGCGCACCTCGCTGATCGCCAAAAGTTCGGACGAGAGCTTGTCGGTGACGTTTGCCGATGCCATCGCGGCCGGCACCAAGAAGGGGGGCGGACTGCTGAAACAGGTGGAGGGCATGCTGTCGACCGAGCAGGAAAAAGCCACTTTTGCCTCGGTGATGCAGGTGCGCGGCGTGTACCAGGAGGCCAAGCAGGCGGTGATGGCGGCCAAGAAAACCGGCCAGGCCGCGGACGCCGAGCGCGCCTACACCCAGCAGTACATGCCGGCCGCCGAAGCCTACCAGGCCAAGGTCCAGGGTTTCCTGGCCCAGCAGCGCCAGGCCATCGACGACACCGCCCTGGCGATCGAGCAGGCCAATACCCGCAGCCTGACCCTGACCGCCATCCTGGCCGGCCTGATGATCGTCTTCGGCAGCCTGTGCGCGTGGCTGATCACACGCTCGATCACGCAGCCGCTGCAGGCGGCCATCGCGGTGGCCACCACCGTCGCCGAGGGCGACCTGCGCACCACCTTCGGCCACGCCACGCGCGATGAAGTGGGCGACCTGATGCGCGCGCTAAAAGGCATGAACGATGCGCTGACCAACGTCGTGTCGCAGGTGCAGACGGGCACCCACGCGATCGCCACGGCATCGAGTGAAATTGCGGCCGGCAACCAGGACCTGTCGTCGCGCACGGAACAGCAAGCGAGCTCGCTGGAAGAAACCGCCTCCTCGATGGAAGAGCTGACCTCGACCGTGAAGCAGAACGCCGACAATGCGCGCCAGGCCAACCAGCTGGCCCTGTCCGCCTCGGAAGTGGCGGAACGGGGCGGCGGCATCGTCGGCCAGGTGGTCGACACCATGGGCGCCATCGATGCCTCGTCGAAAAAGATCGTCGACATTATCGGCGTGATCGACGGCATCGCCTTCCAGACCAACATCCTGGCGCTGAACGCGGCCGTGGAAGCGGCGCGCGCCGGCGAACAGGGGCGCGGCTTTGCCGTGGTCGCCACCGAAGTACGCAACCTGGCCCAACGGTCCGCCAGTGCGGCGAAGGAGATCAAGAGCCTGATCGACGACTCGGTGGCGCAGGTCAACGGCGGCAGCCGGCTGGTGCAGCAGGCCGGCAGCACCATGAACGAGGTGGTCGACAGCGTGCGCCGCGTGACCGACATCATGGCCGAGATCACCTCGGCCAGCGCCGAGCAGAGCATGGGCATCGACCAGGTCAACCAGGCCATCGCGCAGATGGACCAGGTGACCCAGCAGAACGCCGCGCTGGTGGAAGAAGCGGCGGCCGCCGCCGAAAGCATGCAGGACCAGGCGGCGCGCCTGGCGCAGGTGGCTTGCGGCTTCAAGCTGGAGCAGCCGCTGGCGGTGAGCGCGCCGGCTTCCGTGAAGCCGCGTCCCGCCGTGCATGCCAGGCATGTGACGGCGGCGGCGCCACGCAAGAGCGCCGCGAAACCGGCCCTGGCGGCCCACCCCGCGCCGCGCAAGGCGCCCGCCATGCCGGCCGGGGAGCAGGACTGGGAAGAGTTTTAA
- a CDS encoding patatin-like phospholipase family protein produces MSPSTSAITIRLGRRARARIAEHGLRALDIAIVPAAAGGPKGLILHQLDCWLFGDFLPRAPRRRQFIGASIGAWRMAAATFPDPVAAQRRLVRDYVGQRYPDKPTPAHVSRTCRALLDAMLDGQDAQLLQHAQHSLAVLAVRGIGGLASPGPWRDKRGFLLAAAGNALARERLAASLERVVFHAGPDGAGWLRSRFDAFNAHFVPLAQDNLRDALLASGSIPLVLDAVHDIAGAPPGRYWDGGLVDYHLHLPYQREPDLVLYPHFADHLVPGWLDKAMPWRRVRGQDAALDNMILVSPSPAFVASLPNGKLPDRRDFPHYGQDHAARMRDWRRAIAESERMAAAFAHWAEQPDLRQALDLHA; encoded by the coding sequence ATGTCGCCAAGCACGTCCGCCATCACCATCCGCCTGGGCCGCCGCGCCCGTGCCCGCATTGCCGAGCACGGCTTGCGCGCGCTTGACATCGCCATCGTGCCGGCCGCCGCCGGCGGGCCGAAGGGCTTGATCCTGCACCAGCTGGACTGCTGGCTGTTCGGCGATTTCCTGCCGCGCGCGCCGCGCCGGCGCCAGTTCATCGGCGCCTCGATCGGCGCATGGCGCATGGCGGCGGCCACCTTTCCCGACCCGGTCGCGGCCCAGCGCCGCCTGGTGCGCGATTACGTGGGCCAGCGCTATCCCGACAAGCCGACGCCGGCCCACGTCAGCCGCACCTGCCGCGCCCTGCTCGACGCCATGCTCGACGGCCAGGATGCGCAGCTGCTGCAGCACGCGCAGCACAGCCTGGCCGTGCTGGCCGTGCGCGGCATCGGGGGCCTGGCCAGCCCCGGGCCATGGCGCGACAAGCGCGGCTTTCTGCTGGCCGCAGCCGGCAATGCGCTGGCGCGCGAGCGCCTGGCCGCCTCGCTGGAAAGAGTGGTGTTCCATGCGGGGCCGGACGGCGCCGGCTGGCTGCGTTCGCGCTTCGACGCCTTCAATGCCCACTTCGTGCCTTTGGCGCAGGACAATCTGCGCGACGCACTGCTGGCCTCGGGTTCGATTCCGCTGGTGCTCGACGCCGTGCACGATATCGCCGGCGCGCCGCCCGGGCGCTACTGGGACGGCGGCCTGGTCGATTACCACCTGCACCTGCCCTACCAGCGCGAGCCGGACCTGGTGCTGTATCCGCATTTTGCCGACCATCTCGTGCCCGGCTGGCTGGACAAGGCCATGCCCTGGCGCCGCGTGCGCGGCCAGGATGCGGCGCTGGACAACATGATCCTGGTCTCGCCCTCGCCCGCCTTTGTCGCCAGCCTGCCGAACGGCAAGCTGCCCGACCGGCGCGACTTTCCCCATTACGGCCAGGATCACGCGGCGCGCATGCGCGACTGGCGCCGCGCCATCGCCGAAAGCGAACGCATGGCCGCCGCCTTTGCGCACTGGGCCGAGCAGCCGGACCTGCGCCAGGCGCTCGACCTGCACGCCTGA
- a CDS encoding chemotaxis protein, whose amino-acid sequence MNSMQEIDERTSLTGNNKFELFLFKLGTSDHSTSRELFGINVFKVREIMEMPAITAVAGSHPHMLGVVNIRGQIVPVIDLPMAVGCKSNGLRILMVTEFARSTQAFAVEEVDEIVRLEWNQVLSAESSVGGGLVTSIARLDGDTDKTRLAQVLDVEQILRNVLPSGDPDVDKTSIGPQVHLPPGSVILAADDSSLARSLIEKGLEAMGVPYIMTKTGKEAWERLQAISTQAAAEGKTAKDKVALVLTDLEMPEMDGFTLTRNIKNDGRFSSIPVVIHSSLTGSTNEDHVKGVGADGYVAKFVAAELAETIRKVLAR is encoded by the coding sequence ATGAATTCAATGCAAGAGATCGATGAGCGCACCAGCCTGACAGGCAATAACAAATTCGAACTGTTCCTGTTCAAGCTCGGCACCAGCGACCATTCGACCAGCCGCGAACTGTTCGGCATCAATGTGTTCAAGGTACGCGAGATCATGGAAATGCCGGCCATCACGGCTGTTGCCGGTTCCCATCCGCACATGCTGGGCGTGGTCAATATCCGTGGCCAGATCGTGCCGGTGATCGACTTGCCGATGGCCGTCGGCTGCAAGAGCAATGGCTTGCGTATCCTGATGGTGACCGAATTCGCCCGCTCGACGCAGGCCTTCGCCGTGGAAGAGGTCGATGAAATCGTGCGCCTGGAGTGGAATCAGGTGCTGTCGGCCGAATCGAGCGTCGGTGGCGGCCTGGTCACCAGCATCGCCCGCCTTGATGGCGATACCGACAAGACGCGCCTGGCGCAAGTGCTGGACGTCGAGCAGATCCTGCGCAATGTGCTGCCGTCCGGCGATCCGGACGTCGACAAGACCAGCATCGGCCCGCAGGTGCACCTGCCGCCCGGTTCCGTGATCCTGGCCGCCGACGATTCCTCGCTGGCCAGGTCCCTGATCGAAAAGGGCCTGGAAGCGATGGGCGTGCCCTACATCATGACCAAGACCGGCAAGGAGGCGTGGGAGCGGCTGCAAGCGATCTCGACCCAGGCCGCCGCCGAAGGCAAGACCGCGAAAGACAAGGTGGCGCTGGTGCTGACCGACCTGGAAATGCCGGAAATGGACGGTTTCACCCTGACGCGCAATATCAAGAATGACGGCCGTTTTTCGTCGATCCCGGTGGTCATCCACTCGTCGCTGACGGGCTCGACCAACGAAGACCACGTCAAGGGCGTGGGCGCCGATGGCTATGTGGCCAAGTTCGTGGCGGCGGAACTGGCCGAGACGATACGCAAGGTATTGGCGCGCTGA
- a CDS encoding SIS domain-containing protein, with amino-acid sequence MLLDSIRTQLDSLSKSEKKVALAVLEQPNQTVSQNITALAKHAQVSEPTVVRFCRTLGYDGWHEFKLRLAQGLALAMPGANEQPAQDDLAADLVNKICSRSINTLLDLRNNLNPEAIQRALDILSRASKIEFYGQGTSGIVAADAQHKFFRSGVPTVAYSDPNIHSIAAALLRGGDALVAISQRGNSPALVRSVKLARRGGADVIVLAPSGTPLADLATVLIPIDLIFNTDPYTPISARLAYLVVIDVLAVGLALQRGPEFRKKMQNAQKALQEFDMQFDSFIG; translated from the coding sequence ATGCTGCTCGACTCCATCCGCACCCAGCTCGACTCGCTCTCCAAATCGGAGAAAAAGGTCGCGCTGGCGGTGCTGGAACAGCCGAACCAGACGGTCAGCCAGAACATCACGGCGTTGGCGAAACACGCGCAGGTGTCCGAGCCGACCGTGGTGCGCTTTTGCCGCACCCTGGGCTATGACGGCTGGCATGAATTCAAGCTGCGCCTGGCGCAGGGGCTGGCGCTGGCCATGCCCGGCGCCAACGAGCAGCCGGCGCAGGATGACCTGGCGGCCGACCTGGTCAATAAAATCTGCAGCCGCTCGATCAATACCCTGCTCGACCTGCGCAACAACCTGAACCCGGAAGCGATACAGCGCGCGCTCGACATTCTGTCGCGCGCCAGCAAGATCGAATTCTATGGCCAGGGTACCTCGGGCATCGTGGCGGCCGACGCCCAGCACAAGTTCTTCCGCTCGGGCGTGCCGACGGTGGCCTACAGCGATCCGAACATCCACAGCATCGCGGCGGCCCTGCTGCGCGGCGGCGATGCGCTGGTCGCCATCTCGCAGCGCGGCAACAGCCCGGCCCTGGTGCGCTCGGTGAAACTGGCGCGCCGCGGCGGCGCCGACGTGATCGTGCTGGCGCCGTCGGGCACGCCGCTGGCGGACCTGGCCACCGTGCTGATCCCGATCGACCTGATCTTCAACACCGACCCCTACACGCCAATCTCGGCGCGCCTAGCCTACCTGGTGGTGATCGACGTGCTGGCCGTGGGCCTGGCCCTGCAGCGCGGGCCGGAGTTCCGCAAGAAGATGCAGAATGCGCAGAAGGCGCTGCAGGAATTTGACATGCAGTTTGATTCGTTTATCGGCTAG
- a CDS encoding ISAs1 family transposase codes for MSLVAAFDDLSDPRGRQCPYRLDELLLAAICAVISGAESWTAVVEWSETKLDWLRQQLPFANGIASHDTFGRVFSLLDATQFEACFVRWMGTMCPALPGQHIAIDGKCVRGSHDGKHSAIHLVSAWSSASGLTLGQVRTADKSNEITAIPQLLATLDIKGAVITIDAMGCQHDVAAKIVAGGADYVLGVKDNQPSLAEAIRLWFDAAEAGTLDRPFWDHNHTEKDHGRIETRRCLVTNDVAWLGQQNQHWAGVQSLIMIESRREIIGRNSSGAASVERRYYLSSLAAKAAHLAHIVRAHWGIENNMHWVLDVAFREDDCRIRVGEGAQNFAILRRIALNLLKNEKSTKVGIATKRLKAGWSADYLAKVLGLPI; via the coding sequence ATCTCGTTGGTGGCGGCATTCGATGACTTGAGCGACCCGCGTGGGCGTCAATGTCCGTATCGACTCGACGAGTTGCTGCTGGCGGCGATCTGCGCAGTCATCAGCGGCGCGGAGAGTTGGACGGCGGTTGTCGAATGGAGCGAAACAAAGCTCGACTGGCTGCGCCAACAGCTGCCCTTTGCCAACGGCATCGCCTCGCACGACACCTTCGGGCGGGTGTTTTCGCTGCTCGATGCGACGCAGTTCGAGGCATGTTTCGTCAGATGGATGGGGACGATGTGCCCGGCGCTGCCGGGGCAGCACATTGCCATCGACGGCAAGTGCGTGCGCGGCTCCCATGATGGCAAACACAGCGCGATTCATCTGGTGTCGGCATGGAGCAGCGCCAGTGGCTTGACGCTGGGGCAAGTGAGGACCGCCGACAAGAGCAACGAGATCACCGCGATCCCTCAATTGCTGGCCACGCTGGACATCAAGGGCGCCGTCATCACGATAGATGCGATGGGGTGCCAGCATGATGTCGCCGCCAAGATTGTCGCTGGCGGCGCCGACTATGTGCTGGGGGTAAAGGATAACCAACCCAGTCTGGCCGAAGCGATACGGTTGTGGTTCGATGCCGCCGAGGCGGGTACCTTGGATCGTCCGTTCTGGGATCACAACCACACTGAAAAGGACCACGGGCGCATTGAAACCCGGCGCTGCCTGGTCACCAACGACGTTGCCTGGCTGGGCCAGCAAAACCAGCACTGGGCCGGCGTCCAAAGCCTGATCATGATTGAATCTAGGCGCGAAATCATCGGCAGAAACAGCAGCGGTGCCGCCAGCGTCGAGCGGCGCTATTACCTCAGCAGCCTAGCAGCCAAAGCGGCTCATCTTGCGCACATCGTCCGGGCCCATTGGGGTATCGAAAACAACATGCACTGGGTTCTCGACGTCGCGTTCCGCGAAGACGATTGCCGTATCAGGGTCGGCGAAGGAGCACAAAACTTCGCCATCCTACGCCGAATCGCCCTGAACTTGCTGAAAAATGAGAAGTCGACCAAGGTAGGCATCGCCACCAAACGCTTAAAAGCCGGCTGGAGTGCTGACTACCTTGCCAAGGTCTTGGGCTTGCCGATCTGA
- a CDS encoding SMP-30/gluconolactonase/LRE family protein gives MNIYEIKVVSDKPMQVGECPLWHEKEQALYWVDIDGRAVHRLHPDSGKHTQWNMPTEPSALAINAGGGLIVALRSGFVHLDTKTGSLADIAPAPFDMATTRFNDGKVDPKGRFWVGTIFEPRNADAAEMFVLEKGQVRKVWSGGMTVSNGLGFSPDRHTMYHSDTTTHRIDRFDFDAATGAISAPQPFQRFSTDKKAADYGGRPDGAAVDSQGNYWSAMFEGGKILRFAPDGQLLGEITVPARCPTMVTFGGADLRTLYITTASHNRSAEEIANYPLTGHVLSVRVDVAGQVETAYQA, from the coding sequence ATGAATATCTACGAAATCAAGGTCGTCAGCGACAAACCGATGCAGGTGGGCGAATGCCCGCTGTGGCATGAAAAAGAGCAAGCCCTGTACTGGGTCGATATCGACGGCCGCGCCGTGCACCGCCTCCATCCGGACAGCGGCAAGCATACGCAATGGAACATGCCGACCGAACCGTCGGCGCTGGCGATCAATGCCGGCGGCGGCCTGATCGTGGCGCTGCGCAGCGGCTTCGTGCACCTGGACACCAAGACCGGCAGCCTGGCCGACATCGCGCCGGCGCCGTTCGACATGGCCACCACCCGCTTCAACGATGGCAAGGTCGATCCAAAAGGCCGTTTCTGGGTCGGCACGATCTTCGAGCCGCGCAATGCGGATGCGGCGGAAATGTTCGTGCTGGAAAAGGGGCAAGTGCGCAAGGTATGGTCGGGCGGCATGACGGTCTCGAATGGCCTGGGCTTTTCTCCCGACCGGCACACCATGTACCACTCGGACACCACCACCCACCGCATCGACCGCTTCGACTTCGATGCGGCCACCGGCGCCATTTCCGCACCACAGCCGTTCCAGCGCTTTTCGACCGACAAAAAGGCGGCGGATTATGGCGGCCGTCCCGATGGCGCGGCCGTCGACAGCCAGGGCAATTACTGGTCAGCCATGTTTGAAGGCGGCAAGATCTTGCGCTTCGCGCCCGATGGCCAGCTGCTCGGTGAAATCACGGTGCCGGCCCGTTGCCCGACCATGGTCACCTTCGGCGGCGCCGACCTGCGCACCCTGTATATCACCACTGCCAGCCATAACCGCTCGGCCGAGGAAATCGCCAACTATCCGCTGACGGGGCATGTGCTGTCGGTCAGGGTGGATGTGGCGGGGCAGGTGGAAACGGCCTACCAGGCATAA
- the zwf gene encoding glucose-6-phosphate dehydrogenase — translation MALTDFDLVLFGGSGDLAMRKLLPAMYARDVANDLPPTARIICVGRQDSGQDAFLKMVETNSRPHIKASTLNAATWSKFCARIVYVSLNASDASTYAPLVEALRGDANLTRVYYLATPPHLFALICDNLEENGLVTPNSRVVLEKPLGRDLASAKQINAEVGKVFQESQIYRIDHYLGKETVQNLLALRFGNILFEPLWRREWISDVQITIAEKLGVGNRMGYYDTSGALRDMLQNHLLQLLCIVAMEPPTSIAPDAVRDEKLQVLRSLKKFTPTTLAQNIVRGQYRAGHVDGTTVPSYRDEPDAPQHSRTETFVALKAEIDTWRWAGVPFYLRTGKRMADSLAEIVVRFKQIPHSIFNQPTSSFQPNCLVIRLQPDEGLRMNLMAKTPGDGMRLKPAELELDFRESFKTPRMDAYERLLLDVLRGQLTLFMRGDELEAAWEWVEPILDNWEQNDSAPIPYTAGTWGPAAASALIGRDGLQWREEALPED, via the coding sequence ATGGCTCTTACCGATTTTGACCTGGTCCTGTTTGGCGGCAGCGGCGATTTAGCCATGCGTAAATTACTGCCTGCAATGTATGCGCGCGATGTCGCGAACGACCTGCCGCCGACGGCGCGCATCATCTGCGTGGGCCGCCAGGACAGCGGCCAGGACGCTTTCCTGAAAATGGTGGAAACCAATTCCCGCCCGCACATCAAGGCCAGCACCCTGAATGCCGCCACGTGGAGCAAGTTCTGCGCGCGCATCGTGTATGTATCGCTCAACGCCAGCGACGCCTCGACCTATGCACCGCTGGTCGAAGCGCTGCGCGGCGATGCCAACCTGACGCGCGTGTACTACCTGGCGACGCCGCCGCACCTGTTCGCGCTGATCTGCGACAACCTGGAAGAAAATGGCCTGGTGACGCCGAATTCGCGCGTGGTGCTGGAAAAACCGCTGGGCCGCGACCTGGCAAGCGCCAAGCAGATCAATGCCGAAGTGGGCAAGGTGTTCCAGGAATCGCAGATCTACCGCATCGACCACTACCTGGGCAAGGAAACCGTGCAGAACTTGCTGGCCCTGCGCTTCGGCAATATCCTGTTCGAGCCGCTGTGGCGCCGCGAGTGGATTTCCGACGTGCAGATCACCATCGCCGAGAAACTGGGCGTGGGCAACCGCATGGGTTACTACGACACCTCGGGCGCGCTGCGCGACATGCTGCAGAATCACCTGCTGCAACTGCTGTGCATCGTCGCCATGGAACCGCCGACCTCGATCGCGCCGGACGCCGTGCGCGATGAAAAGCTGCAAGTGCTGCGCTCGCTGAAAAAATTCACGCCGACCACCCTGGCGCAAAACATCGTGCGCGGCCAGTACCGCGCCGGCCATGTCGACGGCACCACCGTGCCGAGCTACCGCGACGAGCCGGATGCGCCGCAACACTCGCGCACCGAAACCTTTGTCGCGCTGAAAGCGGAAATCGACACCTGGCGCTGGGCCGGCGTGCCGTTCTACCTGCGCACGGGAAAACGCATGGCCGACAGCCTGGCCGAAATCGTCGTGCGCTTCAAGCAGATCCCGCACTCGATCTTCAACCAGCCGACCTCCAGCTTCCAGCCGAACTGCCTGGTGATCCGCCTGCAGCCCGACGAAGGCCTGCGCATGAACCTGATGGCAAAAACCCCGGGCGACGGCATGCGTCTGAAACCGGCCGAACTGGAACTCGATTTCCGCGAATCGTTCAAGACCCCGCGCATGGACGCCTACGAGCGCCTGCTGCTGGACGTCCTGCGCGGCCAGCTGACCCTGTTCATGCGCGGCGACGAACTGGAAGCGGCCTGGGAATGGGTCGAACCGATTCTCGACAACTGGGAACAGAACGACAGCGCGCCGATCCCGTACACGGCTGGCACCTGGGGCCCGGCCGCAGCCAGCGCGCTGATCGGGCGCGATGGCTTGCAGTGGCGTGAAGAAGCTTTACCGGAAGATTGA
- the tal gene encoding transaldolase: MNQLEQLKQYTTVVADTGDFQSIQAYTPRDATTNPSLILKAVQKDEYKPLLEKAVRDHPNASTGEIIDRLLIAFGVEILQTIPGRVSTEVDARLSFDIDGTVAKGRDLVALYSNAGIPRERVLIKMASTWEGIRAAEILEKEGIRCNMTLLFSLAQAIACAEAGAQLISPFVGRIYDWYKKSTGIDYLGAEDPGVQSVKRIYNYYRKFGYTTEVMGASFRNTSQILELAGCDLLTISPDLLQKLADSDAPVARKLSAEAAPGASIVKMSLDEKSFRFMMNEDAMATEKLAEGIRAFCVDTGKLKQLISALR, encoded by the coding sequence ATGAACCAATTAGAACAACTCAAACAGTACACCACCGTGGTGGCCGATACCGGCGACTTCCAGTCGATCCAGGCGTACACGCCGCGCGATGCGACCACCAATCCTTCGCTGATCCTGAAGGCCGTGCAAAAGGATGAATACAAGCCGCTGCTGGAAAAGGCCGTGCGCGACCATCCGAACGCTTCGACCGGCGAAATCATCGACCGCCTGCTGATCGCGTTTGGCGTCGAGATCCTGCAAACCATCCCGGGCCGTGTCTCGACCGAAGTCGATGCGCGCCTGTCGTTCGACATCGACGGCACGGTGGCCAAGGGCCGCGACCTGGTCGCCCTGTATTCGAACGCCGGCATCCCGCGCGAACGCGTGCTGATCAAGATGGCCTCGACCTGGGAAGGCATCCGCGCCGCCGAGATCCTGGAAAAGGAAGGCATCCGCTGCAACATGACCCTGCTGTTCTCGCTGGCGCAGGCGATCGCCTGCGCCGAAGCGGGCGCGCAGCTGATTTCGCCGTTCGTCGGCCGCATCTATGACTGGTACAAGAAATCGACCGGCATCGACTACCTGGGCGCGGAAGACCCGGGCGTGCAGTCGGTCAAGCGCATCTACAATTACTACCGCAAGTTTGGCTACACCACCGAAGTGATGGGCGCGAGCTTCCGCAATACCTCGCAAATCCTGGAACTGGCCGGCTGCGACCTGCTGACCATCAGCCCCGACCTGCTGCAAAAGCTGGCCGACAGCGATGCGCCGGTGGCGCGCAAGCTGAGCGCCGAAGCGGCGCCGGGCGCCAGCATCGTCAAGATGTCGCTCGATGAGAAATCGTTCCGCTTCATGATGAATGAAGACGCGATGGCGACCGAAAAACTGGCCGAAGGCATCCGCGCCTTCTGCGTCGATACGGGCAAGCTGAAGCAGCTGATCTCGGCGTTGCGCTAA